ataaataaatatacataaattatggaataaaacataaaatagaaaaaaacaGCGCAAgtaaattaacacatatatgtaatatatgaaAGTGGCGATTTCAGGGGTTAAACAAACcttttagttttaaaaatacataagtatattttatattagtGAGATTCCAGAATATAGTTGCTATATGTCCAATTTATATGAAGTTTTCGAATCATTCAGATAAGAAAGCTGTGCATGTGGAAATATACATGTTTTTTAAGAAtttattgaaataaaaataagacaGTACAtttcaattaaaataattatagtaacatacataaatttaatagtaaatatttaatttttaagaATTGGTTACACCCCAAAAtcaaatatgtaaaaacaGATTTAAGGTAGCTaggtttataaaaatggatcCTTCTAATGCGGAATAagtgttaaaaataaattagagTACaactaaaagtaaaataatgaagCTATACACTATATATAGGtcattattgttatatttgttGTTGTGTTGTGGTACAAAGTTTGCTGACGGAGGCCCATTTAAGACACCGACACCAGGTTTATCGCAGTTCCACTATGACTATGTCCCATTTAGCTCGGGAACAACAAAAAATAGGTCGAGGTCGACAGGAGCAAATATATCGCATAGATCGCACCAAGAAATCCTGAGTCCAATTCACCTGGACATAAATGACAGAAAGAGCACACACAagtacaaatattttataaggAACGGGATACACCACTACATGGCATATCCGTCCTTCTATTTCCACAAAATCAAGGAGGGAAACGTTTTATTGTGGGAGCTGTCAGTGTACAAGTACCCGCAGCTTGTGACTGCGAAGCGGATGAGGAACGGTCACTACGACATAAAGGTGCACTTCGAAAACGTCATGGGTGTCATTGGAGAGTATCCGGGCGAAAGGGAGTCGAGAAGAGGACTGTACCCCTTCCAAGAGTTCAACAGGCCCTCAGTGCCCGTCCAGGTGATATCGAGGAAcccgaagctgctggaagACGGCGAAAACAACCTGGTGGTCCTGGACGTGGgcgtgaagaagaggacCATGTTCTTCGAGTACTCGTACAACGTGGTCACGAAGACGCACATCTACAACGCCAACGACAGGTACCTGTTTAAGCTCGTAAAGGAGGGCAATTACATCCACTGGAAGCCGACGAACGAAGAGTACGCAAACATGGTGACAGTAACAGATGAGCCGAACGGCGAACGCTCAATCAAAGTGTTCTTGTCCGATGACGCGGAGTCTGACGACGAACTGACGGCAGAGGAGCTGAGTCACGTGTTCGACGTGGCCTTCCCGCTCTCGTCAGTGTACCCAGAGGCATTCATGTCCCCAGTGGAGGACATCTCGGAGCAGCAGGGGATCACTGACGTGATCGGCCTGGGCGACGAAATCGAGGGCAAGATCCCCATGACGATCGACATCATGAAGAAGGAGTCAAATGAGCAGTTCGAGTACTTCAAGGGCCCGGGCTACGGCACGTACACGCCGAAGCacaacttcattttcaagTTGATTAAGGCCTCGCAGACGCTCAAGCTTGGCTCCTCGTTTATCCTCTGGAACGGAACAAGGCCCGAGGACTACTCGAACCAGATCATCATCGACTCTGTGGGCACCCTGAACACCACGAACAGCGCGAGCATTTACCTGATGGGCGGGGACAGCAGGCACTTCTCTAAGACAGCAAACAAGTGGGTGGAAATTGACCCTCTGGCGACCCTGGACGTGGGAAAGGAGCGCGCAGGCTACGAGTACGAGTACCTCAAGAACGACAGGCAACACCTGGGGACCTACATCCCCAGGGGCAGGTTCCTGTTCAAGGCGATCAAGCTCAGCAAGTGGAAAATGGCAAACAGAATCGTGATTAACATCTGGGAGACCACGAAGCCCAACGAGTACGCGAAGAGGGTCATCGTGAAGGGCTCGGGCAGCTCGGAGCAGTACATCGTGATATTCCAAAAGGACGACACCTTCAAGCTGTACTACAAGCCGGATAGCGTGGACACGTGGCGCGACGAGACGGCCAACCTGCGCTCGATTGACACGCTCAGGCTGTTCAACGTGGACCTGAACGCGCCGAAGCCGACCGACCACGAGTTTGTGGAGGATGAGATTCCTGAGGAGCAGACGCCGAAGGGAGACTCGGAGGAGCAGAGGTTCCATGACCAGCTCTGAGACCTAGCGTTGCTCTAGATGTCTCAACCCGTTTTCCAGGGCTTCATGTCATCGCAGTCCCCGCTTGGGGCATCCGGAGGTGATCCTAATCTCTTCACGTGCGTGATCACCTGAGAGGCCATTCACTCACGTAATGGCCAATAATCTTTTACTAAAACATTATATGtatctatatatatctaGTGTAACTTTTATTGCCAAATGAATGCCGAGTTGGATTTGGATGCCTTAATTGTGTATTCGTTGTAAACGttaataacaaaattaacTCGTCAGAGTGTTAAAGTACTCCTCCAAATCCGACTCAGGGTTTGAGTCGTCGCTGGAGTTTAAGTCAGTTATGTCCAAACTGGGCCCAGAGGTAGCATCGGCGAAGAAGGCAGTGCTGACGCTGTGGGTATTTATCAGAGATCGGTTGACCATGATGCGCCAGTTGACCAGGGCGTCGGTCTCCTTGGCGCAGCCGTTGCGGCTTTTACTGGCAACGCCGTTGACATGAGCGGCGACGTTGGCGTATTCGGCTTCCCAGTCGCGGCAGTAGGTGTCCTCGGTGGACGACTTCCTGGAGGAGCCGTTGAACCTGTTGGCGCTGAAGTTTTCAAAGTCCTCGTACTGCTTAAATATGTCGTCGACACTTTCCCGAGTGCTGTAGGCAGGCAGATTTCCCACCAGGTACCCGCTGAAGTCGCCGCTGTTGGAGGCGGAAGTGAAGCCGCTGCGAAAGGGGTCGCGGCAGTCCACAGTGGCATCCGTGTGAGTATTTTCCGCAGCAGTCGGAGCGTTGTCGCTGTTGCTCTCGGACCAGATCGACAGAATTTTGGCGTGCGCGCCTTGAAACATAGTGCTATCAACTGAGTTTCTATTGACGTGGGCAGAGTCACCATCGCTAACACATCTGCCACTGTTAACGCTAATAACGGGGAAAAGGTTGCCAAAGACGCTGCCACTGCAGGTAGAGCTGGCGG
The sequence above is a segment of the Theileria orientalis strain Shintoku DNA, chromosome 3, complete genome genome. Coding sequences within it:
- a CDS encoding uncharacterized protein (protein of unknown function DUF529 repeat containing protein), which gives rise to MKLYTIYRSLLLYLLLCCGTKFADGGPFKTPTPGLSQFHYDYVPFSSGTTKNRSRSTGANISHRSHQEILSPIHLDINDRKSTHKYKYFIRNGIHHYMAYPSFYFHKIKEGNVLLWELSVYKYPQLVTAKRMRNGHYDIKVHFENVMGVIGEYPGERESRRGLYPFQEFNRPSVPVQVISRNPKLLEDGENNLVVLDVGVKKRTMFFEYSYNVVTKTHIYNANDRYLFKLVKEGNYIHWKPTNEEYANMVTVTDEPNGERSIKVFLSDDAESDDELTAEELSHVFDVAFPLSSVYPEAFMSPVEDISEQQGITDVIGLGDEIEGKIPMTIDIMKKESNEQFEYFKGPGYGTYTPKHNFIFKLIKASQTLKLGSSFILWNGTRPEDYSNQIIIDSVGTLNTTNSASIYLMGGDSRHFSKTANKWVEIDPLATLDVGKERAGYEYEYLKNDRQHLGTYIPRGRFLFKAIKLSKWKMANRIVINIWETTKPNEYAKRVIVKGSGSSEQYIVIFQKDDTFKLYYKPDSVDTWRDETANLRSIDTLRLFNVDLNAPKPTDHEFVEDEIPEEQTPKGDSEEQRFHDQL